In a genomic window of Cryptococcus depauperatus CBS 7841 chromosome 8, complete sequence:
- a CDS encoding diphthine synthase, whose translation MFYVIGLGLSDEKDITVKGLEVVRRSERVYLESYTSILMVEKEKLEAFYERPVITATRELVELEADEILKDADKVDVAFLVVGDPLGATTHTDLLLRAEFQNIPTSVIHNASILTALGSTGLQMYSFGQTLSLPFYTESWKPDSWYPKLEENLKLGVHTLVLLDIKVREQSEENMARGRLIYEPPKFMNPAQAFSQILHTESVRHPAAKPQDSTQERKELPYPTSEREDTTNSYDTLLPPSQTLAISLSRIGTPTQKLISGTIEELAQLSEADFGEPLHSVVIVGKRLHPLELEYGGKFAIGGEKGGWWKVGQQVYGVQRETF comes from the exons ATGTTTTACGTTATTGGACTTGGTCTCTCTGATGAAAAGGATATTACGGTCAAAGGCTTGGAGGTAGTTCGCAGGTCTGAACGAGTATACCTTGAATCTTACACTTCCATTCTAatggttgagaaagagaaactt GAAGCATTCTACGAGAGACCAGTTATCACTGCCACAAGAGAACTGGTCGAGCTCGAAGCAGACGAGATATTGAAAGATGCAGACAAGGTCGATGTTGCCTTCTTGGTCGTGGGTGACCCTCTTGG AGCTACAACTCATACTGATCTTCTTCTACGAGCCGAATTTCAGAATATACCTACCTCTGTGATTCACAATGCCTCTATCCTCACCGCTCTCGGATCGACTGGTCTTCAGATGTATTCTTTTGGACAAACTTTGTCTCTGCCGTTCTACACTGAAAGCTGGAAACCGGATAGTTGGTATCCCAAATTGGAGGAGAATTTGAAACTGGGTGTGCATACTTTAGTATTGCTTGATATAAAAGTCAGAGAGCAGAGTGAAGAAAACATGGCAAG AGGAAGACTCATCTATGAGCCACCAAAATTTATGAATCCTGCCCAAGCATTTTCTCAAATCCTTCATACCGAGTCCGTTCGTCACCCTGCCGCTAAACCTCAAGATTCTACACAAGAACGAAAAGAATTGCCCTACCCTACCtctgaaagagaagatacGACGAATTCCTATGACACACTCCTCCCTCCATCACAAACACTagccatctctctctctcgaATCGGTACACCCACGCAAAAGCTTATCTCAGGTACAATTGAAGAATTAGCACAATTGTCGGAAGCAGACTTTGGCGAGCCTTTGCACAGTGTGGTCATTGTCGGGAAGAGGTTACATCCGCTCGAATTGGAGTATGGCGGTAAATTCGCAATTGGAGGTGAAAAAGGAGGATGGTGGAAAGTTGGCCAGCAAGTTTATGGAGTTCAGAGGGAAACTTTTTAG